In Myxococcus stipitatus, the following are encoded in one genomic region:
- a CDS encoding sterol desaturase family protein, whose protein sequence is MAVSAPFSFLKNRKHQLDRMTLGDLVYSFFTYYAVIAYITVGIVSLVFAVKWFENPLRMLLAMLAASVAFPLGWYLVHRNILHARWLYKSPLTAKTWKRIHFDHHQDPNDLRVLFGALANVLPTVGGVIAPIGYLIGGRAGAAAALGWAMVITCFYEFCHCIQHLNYTPKLGFLKEIKRLHLSHHFHNEQGNFGITNYFWDRLFGTYYSKAAELPKSSTVFNLGYTADEAKRYPWVDRLSGGTRGDGHPKRFWQGKDGQGTQPEESPASPEGSP, encoded by the coding sequence GTGGCGGTCAGCGCACCCTTTTCGTTTCTGAAGAACCGGAAGCACCAACTGGACCGCATGACGTTGGGCGACCTGGTCTACTCGTTCTTCACCTACTACGCCGTCATCGCCTACATCACCGTGGGCATCGTCAGCCTGGTGTTCGCGGTGAAGTGGTTCGAGAACCCGCTGCGCATGCTGCTGGCCATGTTGGCCGCCAGCGTGGCGTTCCCGCTCGGCTGGTATCTGGTGCACCGCAACATCCTGCACGCGCGCTGGCTCTACAAGTCGCCCCTCACCGCGAAGACGTGGAAGCGCATCCACTTCGACCACCACCAGGACCCCAATGACTTGCGCGTGCTGTTCGGCGCGCTGGCCAACGTGCTGCCCACGGTGGGTGGGGTGATTGCGCCCATCGGCTATCTGATTGGTGGCAGGGCCGGGGCCGCGGCCGCCCTGGGCTGGGCGATGGTCATCACGTGCTTCTACGAGTTCTGCCACTGCATCCAGCACCTGAACTACACGCCCAAGCTCGGCTTCCTGAAGGAGATCAAGCGGCTGCACCTGTCTCACCACTTCCACAACGAGCAGGGCAACTTCGGCATCACCAACTACTTCTGGGACCGCCTCTTCGGCACCTACTACTCGAAGGCCGCGGAGCTGCCCAAGAGCTCCACCGTCTTCAACCTGGGCTACACGGCCGACGAGGCCAAGCGCTACCCCTGGGTGGACCGCCTGTCCGGCGGCACGCGGGGTGACGGTCACCCCAAGCGTTTCTGGCAAGGCAAGGACGGCCAGGGAACGCAGCCGGAAGAGTCACCGGCGAGCCCGGAAGGCTCGCCGTAG
- a CDS encoding vWA domain-containing protein, protein MNRTLLLLSAAGLLALGALSLGRPPAPAPAPPPPVTDTSHTVSRPEDPPATAELPLVSSEPSEGALTLSGKLSGGYVHTGQSEAFAWMELKARPAPPGRRVPVNLALVVDRSGSMAGQKHQDAQRAAMELVRRLTPEDRLALVHYGTDVMVVPSRLVTQEVRQDLLMRIQGIYSDGSTNLSGALHQADSILRPFLREFKVSRAILLSDGQPTTGITSEPELLRATRAMRDQGITVSALGVGEDFNAALMRGMAEQGGGFSGFIDDSARLSEVFSRELDQATSTVARQVELRLALPPHVLDAEVLGLPSSREGSVVKVPLYDLAGEQTVRVVVKLTLSAPASTGPLPMLSATAHYVDVARDLPAQTTLSLKAGVTDDAAVVRASLDKDVRVHAVRALGTQQMRAAVKEMQLGNRTAAVGLLSNARRLFGSSASSLSGELAELDQAEAAYGNAANDGDVRRESLNLYKKTMKNFGENNAY, encoded by the coding sequence ATGAACCGCACCCTGTTGCTGCTGTCCGCCGCTGGATTGCTCGCCCTGGGCGCGCTGTCCCTAGGCAGGCCCCCGGCCCCCGCGCCTGCGCCGCCCCCACCCGTCACGGACACCAGCCACACGGTGTCCCGGCCCGAGGACCCGCCCGCGACGGCGGAGCTGCCGCTGGTGTCCTCCGAACCCTCCGAGGGCGCCCTCACCCTGTCCGGCAAGCTGTCCGGTGGGTATGTCCACACGGGCCAAAGCGAGGCCTTCGCCTGGATGGAGCTCAAGGCCCGCCCCGCGCCTCCCGGCCGGCGCGTCCCCGTCAACCTGGCGCTCGTCGTGGACCGCTCCGGCTCCATGGCGGGACAGAAGCACCAGGACGCCCAGCGCGCCGCCATGGAGCTGGTGCGCCGCCTCACCCCCGAGGACCGCCTGGCCCTGGTGCACTACGGCACGGACGTGATGGTCGTCCCCAGCCGCCTCGTCACGCAGGAGGTCCGCCAGGACCTGCTCATGCGCATCCAGGGCATCTACTCCGACGGCTCCACCAACCTCAGCGGGGCGCTCCATCAGGCGGACTCCATCCTTCGTCCCTTCCTGCGCGAGTTCAAGGTCAGCCGCGCCATCCTGCTGAGTGATGGCCAGCCCACCACTGGCATCACCTCGGAGCCGGAGCTCCTCCGCGCCACCCGCGCCATGCGCGACCAAGGCATCACCGTGAGCGCGCTGGGCGTGGGCGAGGACTTCAACGCCGCCCTCATGCGCGGCATGGCGGAGCAAGGCGGCGGCTTCTCCGGCTTCATCGACGACTCCGCCCGCTTGTCGGAGGTGTTCTCCCGCGAGCTGGACCAGGCCACCAGCACCGTGGCCCGGCAGGTGGAGTTGCGGCTCGCGTTGCCCCCGCACGTGCTCGACGCGGAGGTCCTGGGCTTGCCCTCCTCGCGCGAGGGGTCCGTCGTCAAGGTTCCCCTGTATGACCTCGCGGGGGAGCAGACCGTCCGCGTCGTCGTGAAGCTGACGCTGTCCGCGCCCGCCTCCACCGGACCTTTGCCGATGCTCTCCGCCACCGCGCACTACGTGGACGTGGCGCGAGACCTCCCGGCGCAGACGACGCTGTCGCTGAAGGCGGGCGTCACCGACGACGCGGCCGTGGTGCGCGCGTCCCTGGACAAGGACGTGCGCGTGCACGCCGTGCGAGCGTTGGGAACCCAGCAGATGCGCGCCGCGGTGAAGGAGATGCAGCTGGGCAACAGGACCGCCGCGGTCGGTCTGCTAAGCAACGCTCGCAGGCTTTTCGGCTCGTCGGCTTCGTCGCTCTCGGGCGAGCTTGCGGAGCTGGACCAAGCAGAGGCAGCCTATGGCAACGCGGCCAACGACGGCGACGTCCGCCGGGAATCGCTGAATCTCTACAAGAAGACGATGAAGAACTTCGGCGAGAACAACGCGTACTAG
- a CDS encoding PAS domain S-box protein, producing the protein MQTPPARPDWTPHERRYRLVIDSLKEVVFQTDARGAWTFLNPAWMEITGQTVEASLGQSFLEFVHPEDKPHSQEGFRRLVAKELEFVRTEVRYLNASEGFRWVEVYARLMVGEDGEVLGASGTLNDITERKAADGALARRERYLTALVEMQQRLLAVRDGGDIYGPVLASLGQASGASRVYVFEMHPGPEGERLTSQRAEWCAPGVREEIDNPQLQGLNMAPDLERWDRTLSRGDVIEGLVSSFPDVERALLEPQGILSILVLPLRVQGALTGFVGFDNCSEARRWDRLEVDLLSAAAGAISMALERRESERALRERERRFRQLAENASDVLYLYRREQPRGFVYVSRVAHAKLGYGPVAHYGDADLWYRRVHPEDRDALERLLEAPRASAGAPVVVRYLHPDGRTLWLEHVVVPVTDAMGRMVAVEGLARDITERRQAEEALRLSEASFRALLEGVPDAAAIERDGHIVYANAALVGTLGFERAEQLVGRQLSEFVKDMRGADTSRAGALTGERRMVRRDGRTRVAEVVSLPLRFDGQPAVVSIARDVTEQRQLQARLTLADRLASVGTLAAGIAHEINNPLAFVLSNLSFLSDEFRRHLPPGDGAAALQARLRGEPDLGEWDDVLHEACEGAERVRQIVRQLKTFSRPDEERVSPLDVHAVLESVAMMAANEIRHRAQLRREYGDIPAVMANEGKLSQVFLNLVVNAAQAIPEGSAHRHEIRLATRRDGRSRVVVEVQDTGVGIPREVIDRIFDPFFTTKPVGVGTGLGLSICHSIIHGLGGEITVESELGKGTTFRVALPTMEPDARALPAVLDVATLPRSPPRGRVLVVDDEPAVGRVLQRILRGHEVEVACSGRQALELLEKGLEPDAVLCDVMMPDLTGRDVYESVRRAHAGLEGRFVFVSGGAFTTGAREFLASIPNPLLEKPFDESRVRHVVEELVRLRQPTAKA; encoded by the coding sequence ATGCAGACGCCGCCCGCCAGGCCTGATTGGACCCCACACGAGCGCCGGTACCGGCTCGTCATCGACAGCCTGAAGGAGGTCGTCTTCCAGACGGACGCACGCGGTGCGTGGACGTTCCTCAATCCAGCGTGGATGGAAATCACCGGTCAGACGGTGGAGGCATCGCTGGGGCAATCCTTCCTCGAGTTCGTCCACCCCGAGGACAAGCCCCACAGCCAGGAAGGCTTTCGCCGGTTGGTGGCGAAGGAGTTGGAGTTCGTGCGCACCGAGGTGCGCTACCTGAACGCCAGCGAGGGCTTCCGGTGGGTGGAGGTCTATGCGCGGCTGATGGTGGGCGAGGACGGCGAGGTGCTGGGCGCGTCCGGCACGCTCAATGACATCACGGAGCGCAAGGCGGCGGACGGCGCGCTGGCGCGGCGTGAGCGCTACCTCACCGCGCTGGTGGAGATGCAGCAGCGGCTGCTGGCGGTGCGCGATGGCGGCGACATCTACGGCCCCGTGCTGGCATCGCTGGGCCAGGCGTCGGGTGCCAGCCGGGTGTATGTCTTCGAGATGCACCCCGGGCCCGAGGGCGAGCGGCTGACCAGCCAGCGCGCGGAGTGGTGCGCGCCGGGCGTGCGGGAGGAGATAGACAACCCCCAGCTCCAGGGCCTGAACATGGCGCCGGACCTGGAGCGCTGGGACCGGACGCTGTCGCGCGGCGACGTCATCGAGGGGCTCGTCTCCAGCTTCCCCGACGTGGAGCGCGCGCTCCTGGAGCCGCAGGGCATCCTCTCCATCCTCGTCCTGCCGCTGCGGGTGCAGGGGGCGCTGACGGGCTTCGTGGGCTTCGACAACTGCTCGGAGGCGCGGCGGTGGGACCGGCTGGAGGTGGACCTGCTGTCGGCGGCGGCGGGCGCCATCTCCATGGCGCTGGAGCGGCGCGAGTCGGAGCGCGCGCTGCGGGAGCGCGAGCGGAGGTTCCGGCAGCTCGCGGAGAACGCGTCGGACGTGCTGTACCTGTACCGCAGGGAGCAGCCGCGAGGCTTCGTCTACGTCAGTCGCGTGGCGCACGCGAAGCTGGGCTACGGGCCGGTGGCGCACTACGGCGACGCGGACCTGTGGTACCGCCGCGTGCATCCCGAGGACCGCGACGCGCTGGAGCGGCTGCTCGAGGCGCCGCGTGCATCGGCGGGCGCGCCCGTCGTCGTGCGCTACCTGCACCCGGATGGACGCACGCTCTGGCTGGAGCACGTCGTCGTGCCGGTGACGGACGCGATGGGGCGCATGGTGGCGGTGGAGGGCCTGGCGCGCGACATCACCGAGCGACGGCAAGCGGAGGAGGCGCTGCGTCTGTCGGAGGCCAGCTTCCGCGCGCTCCTGGAGGGCGTGCCGGACGCGGCGGCCATCGAGCGCGACGGCCACATCGTCTACGCGAACGCGGCGCTGGTGGGCACGCTGGGCTTCGAGCGCGCGGAGCAGCTCGTGGGCCGGCAGCTCTCCGAGTTCGTGAAGGACATGCGCGGCGCGGACACATCCCGCGCGGGCGCGCTCACGGGCGAGCGGCGGATGGTGCGGCGCGATGGACGCACGCGGGTGGCGGAGGTCGTCTCGCTCCCGCTGCGCTTCGACGGCCAGCCCGCGGTGGTGTCGATTGCCCGCGACGTGACGGAGCAGCGGCAGCTGCAAGCGCGCCTGACGCTGGCGGACCGGCTGGCCTCGGTGGGCACGCTGGCGGCGGGCATCGCGCATGAAATCAACAACCCGCTGGCCTTCGTCCTCTCCAACCTGAGCTTCCTGTCGGACGAGTTCCGCCGCCACCTGCCTCCGGGCGACGGCGCGGCGGCGCTCCAGGCGCGCCTGCGGGGCGAGCCGGACCTGGGCGAATGGGACGACGTGCTGCACGAGGCCTGCGAGGGCGCGGAGCGGGTGCGGCAGATTGTCCGTCAGCTCAAGACGTTCTCCCGGCCGGACGAGGAGCGCGTGTCGCCGCTGGACGTGCACGCGGTGCTGGAGTCGGTGGCGATGATGGCGGCGAACGAAATCCGCCACCGCGCGCAGCTGCGCCGCGAGTACGGCGACATCCCGGCGGTGATGGCGAACGAGGGCAAGCTCAGCCAGGTGTTCCTGAACCTGGTGGTGAACGCGGCCCAGGCCATTCCCGAGGGCAGCGCGCACCGGCATGAAATCCGGCTGGCGACGCGGCGGGACGGGCGCTCGCGCGTGGTGGTGGAGGTGCAGGACACGGGCGTGGGGATTCCGCGCGAGGTCATCGACCGCATCTTCGACCCGTTCTTCACCACCAAGCCCGTGGGCGTGGGCACGGGCCTGGGGTTGTCCATCTGCCACAGCATCATCCACGGGCTCGGCGGAGAAATCACCGTGGAGAGCGAGCTGGGCAAGGGCACCACCTTCCGCGTGGCCCTGCCCACCATGGAGCCGGACGCCCGCGCGCTTCCGGCCGTGCTCGACGTGGCCACGCTCCCGCGCAGTCCGCCGCGAGGCCGGGTGCTGGTGGTGGACGACGAGCCCGCCGTGGGCCGCGTCCTCCAGCGCATCCTCCGAGGCCACGAGGTGGAGGTGGCGTGCAGCGGACGGCAGGCCCTGGAGCTCTTGGAGAAGGGGCTGGAGCCGGACGCGGTGCTCTGCGACGTGATGATGCCGGACCTGACGGGGCGCGACGTCTACGAGTCCGTGCGGCGCGCGCACGCGGGCCTGGAGGGGCGCTTCGTCTTCGTCTCGGGCGGCGCCTTCACCACCGGCGCCCGCGAGTTCCTCGCGAGCATCCCCAACCCGCTCTTGGAGAAGCCCTTCGACGAGAGCCGCGTGCGGCACGTGGTGGAGGAGCTGGTGCGGCTGCGCCAGCCCACCGCGAAGGCGTGA
- a CDS encoding M91 family zinc metallopeptidase — MTTIGKPGSRPTSLVKQEPVKQAAREPRPNPVKAAVDQRMRDGFDAGPRTAGAASRPVREARPSLDGEGVRPPAGPAASVGKAVGAAAEAIKKSLAGTGPQVSTNTSGQTVVDLGAGNNTATVRQNTDGGLTITSGKDSVTLTAEQSRNAIIQGGDGDDSITVDDSVTHNLTLDGGAGNDKLTGGKGNDRLLGGAGNDVLIGRDGNDLVSGGDGDDYAEGGAGNDLVSGGAGRDVLYGLDGNDLLSGGEGRDYIDGGAGNDIGLGGAGDDQVIGGRGNDYLSGGEGNDAVAGGAGKDTVRGNGGTDKLYVEANEDTAGEQSERTVVDMTDADQRGRSVSVEGTPEFQARVQSDLDALRSLPSGQSLLATMDNSGRTTTIKETSGGNSAAPDNRADAWFNTDGTPGKGTNGTVNYNTTRTSLGGEEWMTRPPSVALFHEMVHASDYNNGTLALGEKNGTNNRETSAVGLPIDLDQNPATPDVVQPGRPGENVFRDDLNLPTRPRY, encoded by the coding sequence ATGACCACCATTGGCAAGCCGGGCTCGCGTCCCACGTCGCTGGTGAAGCAGGAGCCGGTGAAGCAGGCCGCGCGAGAGCCGCGCCCCAACCCGGTGAAGGCGGCGGTGGACCAGCGGATGCGGGACGGCTTCGACGCGGGTCCTCGGACCGCGGGCGCGGCGTCCCGTCCGGTGCGCGAGGCTCGCCCCAGCCTGGACGGTGAAGGCGTGCGTCCGCCGGCGGGCCCCGCGGCGTCGGTGGGCAAGGCGGTGGGCGCGGCGGCGGAGGCCATCAAGAAGTCCCTGGCGGGCACCGGTCCCCAGGTGAGCACGAACACGTCCGGCCAGACGGTGGTGGACCTGGGCGCGGGGAACAACACCGCGACGGTAAGGCAGAACACCGACGGTGGGCTGACCATCACCTCGGGCAAGGACTCGGTGACGCTGACGGCCGAGCAGTCGCGCAACGCCATCATCCAGGGCGGCGATGGCGACGACTCCATCACCGTGGACGACAGCGTCACGCACAACCTCACGCTGGACGGCGGCGCGGGCAACGACAAGCTCACGGGGGGCAAGGGCAATGACCGGCTCCTCGGCGGCGCGGGCAACGACGTGCTCATCGGCCGCGACGGCAACGACCTGGTGAGCGGCGGCGACGGGGATGACTACGCGGAGGGTGGCGCGGGCAACGACCTGGTGAGCGGCGGCGCGGGGCGCGACGTGCTCTACGGCCTGGACGGCAATGACCTGCTGTCGGGCGGCGAGGGCCGCGACTACATCGACGGCGGCGCGGGCAACGACATCGGCCTGGGCGGGGCGGGGGATGACCAGGTCATCGGCGGCCGGGGCAACGACTACCTGAGCGGCGGCGAGGGCAACGACGCGGTGGCGGGAGGCGCGGGCAAGGACACGGTCCGCGGCAACGGCGGCACGGACAAGCTCTACGTCGAGGCGAACGAGGACACCGCTGGCGAGCAGTCCGAGCGGACCGTGGTCGACATGACGGACGCGGACCAGCGCGGCCGCTCCGTGTCGGTGGAGGGCACCCCGGAGTTCCAGGCGCGGGTGCAGTCGGACCTGGACGCGCTGCGCTCGCTGCCGTCGGGCCAGTCGCTGCTGGCCACGATGGACAACAGCGGGCGCACGACGACCATCAAGGAGACCTCGGGCGGCAACTCCGCGGCGCCCGACAACCGCGCCGACGCCTGGTTCAACACGGACGGCACGCCGGGCAAGGGCACCAATGGCACGGTGAACTACAACACCACGCGCACCTCGCTGGGCGGCGAGGAGTGGATGACGCGGCCCCCCTCCGTGGCGCTGTTCCACGAGATGGTGCACGCGTCCGACTACAACAACGGCACGCTGGCGCTCGGCGAGAAGAACGGCACCAACAACCGCGAGACGTCCGCGGTGGGCCTGCCCATCGACCTGGACCAGAACCCCGCCACGCCGGACGTGGTGCAGCCGGGCCGCCCGGGTGAGAACGTCTTCCGCGACGACCTCAACCTGCCCACCCGGCCGCGCTACTAA
- a CDS encoding BlaI/MecI/CopY family transcriptional regulator, whose amino-acid sequence MSESKLPRPTDGELAILRVLWERGDSTVREVHEALNRREPEEGTGYTTVLKLMQIMTDKGLVERDESQRAHVYRAHATQQRTQRQLVTDLVERAFGGSPARLAMQALSSRKTSPEELAELRRLLDSLEGADE is encoded by the coding sequence ATGAGCGAGTCGAAGCTGCCGCGTCCGACGGATGGCGAGCTGGCCATCCTGAGGGTGCTGTGGGAGCGCGGAGACAGCACCGTGCGAGAGGTCCACGAGGCGCTGAACCGGCGGGAGCCCGAGGAAGGCACGGGCTACACGACGGTGCTGAAGCTGATGCAAATCATGACGGACAAGGGCCTGGTGGAGCGCGACGAGTCCCAGCGCGCGCACGTGTACCGGGCCCACGCGACGCAGCAGCGCACGCAGCGGCAGTTGGTGACGGACCTGGTGGAGCGCGCCTTCGGGGGCTCTCCCGCCAGGCTGGCGATGCAGGCGTTGTCCTCTCGCAAGACGAGCCCGGAGGAGCTGGCGGAGCTGCGCCGGCTGCTCGATTCCCTGGAAGGAGCGGACGAATGA
- a CDS encoding GAF domain-containing sensor histidine kinase has protein sequence MSSGGVQLSMVRQVLAERAEARLSDAALRLLVEQAVEVLLLVDVTGRVLVFNAEAGRQFRVTAPARVEHGVVPGCAWVRAEDGVTPLEDSPLRRAFAGERVFEERWGLRRPDGTVVVLRGGVFPVSPEGGEAPEAVLLRAREEVPPRLDATRAATLLAEAGALLGAELDAEARLEPLLRLMVPTLADAGVFFLGLAGESVRAAAAVHAEPARHVAMVEMLRRYPPELSDTRGLPAMALSGRTERVALLTQSQQEDVARDAEHARLLLLLGLTSYLGVPLVARGRVIGALALFRTEGAPGFGEEDEQLAEELARRVALSLDNARLLSEAREAVRLRDEFLGIASHELKTPLTPLHLKVQLLQKQVEVLAAHGKPVSAERVSETLEVVQRQVRKLTSLVDNLLDVSRITAGRLKLELEEMDLASVAAEILYRFAPAAAQHHCSLEMHAPVPVLGRWDRLRLEQVVTNLLSNALKYGAGQPVRLTVEADGRMARLTVEDGGIGISAQDLPRIFERFERAVSDRHYGGLGLGLYITRQIVEAFGGSVTATSEVGRGSTFVLELPRGDIPEEWLSVSEPLA, from the coding sequence ATGTCCTCTGGCGGCGTCCAGCTTTCGATGGTGCGTCAGGTGCTCGCGGAACGGGCGGAGGCCCGGTTGAGCGACGCGGCCTTGCGCCTGCTCGTCGAGCAGGCGGTGGAGGTGCTTCTCCTGGTGGATGTGACGGGCCGCGTGCTCGTTTTCAACGCGGAGGCTGGGCGGCAGTTCCGCGTCACGGCGCCCGCGCGGGTGGAGCACGGAGTGGTGCCTGGGTGTGCCTGGGTGCGGGCGGAGGATGGCGTCACGCCGTTGGAGGACTCGCCGCTGAGGCGGGCGTTCGCGGGGGAGCGGGTGTTCGAGGAGCGCTGGGGCCTGCGCCGTCCGGACGGCACGGTGGTGGTGCTGCGCGGTGGGGTGTTCCCCGTGTCGCCGGAGGGAGGCGAGGCCCCCGAGGCGGTGCTCCTGCGCGCGAGGGAAGAGGTTCCTCCGCGCCTGGACGCGACGCGGGCGGCGACGCTGCTGGCGGAGGCGGGCGCGTTGCTGGGGGCGGAGTTGGACGCGGAGGCGCGGCTGGAGCCGCTGCTGCGGCTCATGGTGCCCACGCTGGCGGACGCGGGGGTGTTCTTCCTGGGGCTCGCGGGGGAGTCGGTGCGTGCGGCGGCGGCGGTGCACGCGGAGCCGGCGCGGCACGTGGCGATGGTGGAGATGCTGCGGCGCTATCCGCCGGAGCTCAGCGACACGCGGGGGCTGCCCGCGATGGCGCTCTCGGGCCGGACGGAGCGGGTGGCGCTCTTGACGCAATCCCAGCAGGAGGACGTCGCGCGGGACGCGGAGCACGCGCGGCTGCTGCTCCTGCTGGGGCTGACCAGTTACCTGGGCGTGCCACTGGTGGCGCGAGGGCGGGTCATCGGCGCGTTGGCCCTGTTCCGCACCGAGGGGGCCCCGGGCTTCGGCGAGGAGGACGAGCAGCTGGCGGAGGAGCTGGCGCGGCGCGTGGCGCTGTCGCTGGACAACGCCAGGCTCTTGAGCGAGGCGCGCGAGGCGGTGCGCCTGAGGGACGAGTTCCTGGGCATCGCGAGCCACGAGCTGAAGACGCCGCTGACGCCGTTGCACCTCAAGGTGCAGCTCCTCCAGAAGCAGGTGGAGGTGCTGGCCGCGCATGGCAAGCCGGTGTCGGCGGAGCGTGTCTCGGAGACGCTGGAGGTGGTGCAGCGTCAGGTGCGCAAGCTGACGAGCCTGGTGGACAACTTGTTGGACGTGTCGCGCATCACGGCGGGGCGGCTGAAGCTGGAGTTGGAGGAGATGGACCTGGCCAGCGTGGCCGCGGAAATCCTCTACCGCTTCGCCCCCGCCGCGGCGCAGCACCACTGCTCACTGGAGATGCACGCGCCGGTGCCGGTGCTGGGCCGGTGGGACCGATTGAGGCTGGAGCAGGTGGTGACCAACCTGTTGTCCAACGCGCTGAAGTACGGCGCGGGTCAGCCGGTGCGCCTGACGGTGGAGGCGGATGGGCGTATGGCGCGGCTCACGGTGGAGGACGGAGGCATCGGCATCTCCGCGCAGGACCTGCCGCGCATCTTCGAGCGCTTCGAGCGCGCGGTGAGTGACCGGCACTACGGCGGCCTGGGCCTGGGTCTCTACATCACCCGGCAGATTGTGGAGGCGTTCGGCGGTTCGGTGACGGCCACGAGCGAAGTGGGGCGCGGCTCCACCTTCGTGCTGGAGCTTCCGCGCGGCGACATCCCCGAGGAGTGGCTGAGCGTGTCCGAGCCGCTGGCCTGA
- a CDS encoding M56 family metallopeptidase codes for MSSLVMESLGWALVHSLWQGTLVALGLAAALLMVGSRAANARYALACGALVLAVVLPVVTGFRHATQARAERRQERAAPLLALRSAPEGFERWVPSPRSPFTSREEKSAPRLTLGQDETAAPGWWAPVVERVRESLSGLLRWLVIAWVAGVGLTSGRLTAQWVQLRRLAGRALPAPQEWQARLDTLSQRLGLKRAVRLLQTTEVDVPSTVGWLSPVVLLPVSALSGLPARQLEMVLAHELAHIRRHDFAVNLAQVVVETLFFYHPAVHWMSDIIRVEREHCCDDVAVSASGNSVSYARALTALETLRVQPELQHAMSALGGSLPDRVRRLVSPPVARCSSRWVAGASVLTLVSSLAVAAPLTALVLGQSPDPERTSTAALPAPPAPPEPPALAVRPEPRPMPAPMPRPVVPAFNFQMKAPKPQVKLAMRGPDTSREDKTRVGSGQPLSVDQLVELKLAGVTPEKVREFESLGYETTVSDMVELSHTGVSVEYLKQMNAAFGRKLDTDTLVELRAVGVTPEYLQTLKESGFATKDPDDVVQARAVGVSEQYVRELKDAGYTGLSLEDLSQLRAVGVDPAFIKAMARLGLPKLDVDNLQELRAVGVTPEWLEKMRGAGLELKDPDELVELRALGINPDFIRELNDAGLKNLSSDELVRLRTGGVDAEFIRRIRDTRK; via the coding sequence ATGAGCAGCCTGGTGATGGAGTCGCTGGGGTGGGCGCTGGTGCACTCGCTCTGGCAGGGCACGCTGGTGGCGTTGGGGTTGGCGGCGGCGCTGTTGATGGTGGGCTCGCGCGCGGCGAACGCCCGGTATGCGCTGGCGTGTGGCGCGCTGGTGCTGGCCGTGGTGCTGCCGGTGGTCACGGGGTTCCGGCACGCGACGCAGGCCCGCGCGGAGCGGCGTCAGGAGCGCGCGGCGCCCCTGCTGGCGCTTCGCTCGGCGCCGGAGGGCTTCGAGCGGTGGGTCCCCTCTCCCCGCTCGCCCTTCACGTCCCGCGAGGAGAAGAGCGCGCCGCGCCTCACGCTCGGACAGGATGAGACCGCGGCCCCGGGCTGGTGGGCGCCGGTGGTGGAGCGGGTGCGTGAGTCGCTCTCGGGCCTGCTGCGGTGGCTGGTCATCGCGTGGGTGGCGGGCGTGGGGCTGACCTCGGGACGGCTGACGGCGCAGTGGGTGCAGTTGCGCCGGCTCGCGGGCCGCGCCCTTCCCGCGCCCCAGGAGTGGCAGGCGCGGCTGGACACGCTCTCCCAACGGCTGGGCCTGAAGCGCGCGGTGCGGCTGCTGCAGACCACCGAGGTGGACGTGCCCTCGACGGTGGGCTGGCTGTCGCCGGTGGTGCTGCTGCCCGTGTCGGCGCTCTCAGGGCTCCCCGCGCGTCAGCTGGAGATGGTGCTGGCGCATGAGCTGGCCCACATCCGCCGGCACGACTTCGCGGTGAACCTGGCGCAGGTGGTGGTGGAGACGCTCTTCTTCTACCACCCGGCCGTGCACTGGATGTCCGACATCATCCGCGTGGAGCGCGAGCACTGCTGCGACGACGTGGCGGTGAGCGCCAGCGGCAACTCGGTCTCCTACGCCCGCGCCCTCACCGCGCTGGAGACGCTGCGCGTGCAGCCCGAGCTCCAGCACGCCATGTCCGCCCTGGGCGGCTCGCTTCCGGACCGCGTGCGCCGGCTGGTCTCTCCCCCCGTGGCGCGCTGCTCGTCGCGCTGGGTGGCGGGTGCCTCCGTGTTGACGCTCGTCAGCAGCCTGGCGGTCGCCGCGCCCCTGACGGCGCTGGTGCTGGGCCAGAGCCCCGACCCCGAGCGCACGTCCACCGCGGCCCTGCCCGCGCCGCCCGCGCCTCCGGAGCCCCCCGCCCTCGCGGTCCGGCCGGAGCCTCGGCCCATGCCCGCCCCCATGCCCAGGCCCGTGGTGCCGGCCTTCAACTTCCAGATGAAGGCTCCCAAGCCCCAGGTGAAGCTGGCCATGCGCGGCCCGGACACCTCGCGCGAGGACAAGACACGCGTGGGCAGCGGACAGCCGCTGAGCGTCGACCAGCTCGTGGAGCTGAAGCTCGCGGGTGTGACGCCGGAGAAGGTGCGGGAGTTCGAGTCACTGGGCTACGAGACCACCGTCTCCGACATGGTGGAGCTGAGCCACACGGGCGTCTCCGTCGAGTACCTGAAGCAGATGAACGCGGCGTTCGGCCGGAAGCTCGACACGGACACGCTGGTGGAGCTGCGCGCGGTGGGTGTCACGCCCGAGTACCTCCAGACCCTCAAGGAGTCCGGCTTCGCGACGAAGGACCCGGACGACGTGGTGCAGGCGCGCGCGGTGGGCGTCAGCGAGCAGTACGTCCGCGAGCTGAAGGACGCGGGCTACACGGGCCTGTCGCTGGAGGACCTCTCCCAGCTTCGCGCGGTGGGCGTGGACCCGGCCTTCATCAAGGCGATGGCCCGGCTGGGTCTGCCCAAGCTCGACGTGGACAACCTGCAGGAGCTGCGCGCGGTGGGCGTCACGCCGGAGTGGCTGGAGAAGATGCGCGGGGCGGGCCTGGAGCTGAAGGACCCCGATGAGCTCGTGGAGCTGCGCGCCCTGGGCATCAACCCGGACTTCATCCGCGAGCTGAACGACGCGGGCCTGAAGAACCTCTCCTCCGACGAACTGGTGCGCCTGCGCACCGGGGGCGTGGACGCCGAGTTCATCCGGCGGATTCGCGACACCCGGAAGTAA